Proteins co-encoded in one Ictalurus furcatus strain D&B chromosome 9, Billie_1.0, whole genome shotgun sequence genomic window:
- the LOC128613238 gene encoding serine protease HTRA1A-like: MERMKNKLPVMGLGRSADLRPGEFVVAIGSPFSLQHTVTTGIVSTTQRGGKELGLRNSDMDYIQTDAIINYGNSGGPLVNLDGEVIGINTLKVTAGISFAIPSDKIKEFLTESYDRQARGRVTTKKKYIGIRMMSLTPELVKELKVKLGDFPDVTSGAYVVEVISKTPAAVGGVKENDIIISVNGVRISSAADVSAVINTHATLHIVVRRGNEDVPLTVVPMEIDP, translated from the exons ATGGAGAGAATGAAA AATAAACTTCCTGTGATGGGTCTGGGCCGGTCAGCTGATCTGAGACCGGGCGAGTTCGTGGTGGCCATCGGGAGTCCGTTTTCACTGCAGCACACGGTGACGACGGGGATCGTCAGCACCACGCAGAGGGGCGGGAAAGAGCTCGGCCTACGCAACTCCGACATGGACTACATCCAGACCGACGCCATCATCAAC TACGGAAACTCAGGAGGACCCCTGGTTAATCTG GACGGTGAAGTGATCGGAATAAACACTCTGAAGGTGACCGCGGGAATCTCCTTCGCCATTCCATCCGACAAGATCAAGGAATTTCTCACCGAGTCCTACGACAGACAGGCCAGAG GTCGAGTAACAACTAAGAAGAAATACATCGGTATTCGGATGATGTCGCTGACGCCCGA GCTGGTGAAGGAGCTGAAAGTGAAGCTGGGAGATTTTCCTGACGTCACGTCTGGGGCTTACGTGGTCGAGGTCATCTCCAAAACTCCAGCAGCAGT aggtggagtgaaggagaaTGACATCATCATTTCGGTTAATGGGGTGCGGATTTCCTCGGCTGCTGATGTCAGTGCTGTAATTAACACACACGCCACGCTGCACATCGTCGTTCGCCGTGGCAACGAGGACGTCCCTCTCACTGTTGTCCCCATGGAGATCGACCCTTGA